The proteins below are encoded in one region of Phalacrocorax aristotelis chromosome 13, bGulAri2.1, whole genome shotgun sequence:
- the NSFL1C gene encoding NSFL1 cofactor p47 codes for MADREEALREFVAVTGVEEERARFFLESAGWDLQIALASFYEDGGDEDILTLPQPTPSSITRGTAASDHRVTSFRDLVHAQEDDDEEEEGQRFYAGGSERSGQQIVGPPRKKSPNELVEDLFKGAKEHGAVAVDRTAKSGGETSKPKPFAGGGYRLGATPEEESAYVAGERRQNSAQDVHVVLKLWKSGFSLDSGELRSYQDPSNAQFLDDIRRGEVPAELRRLARGGQVNLDMEDHRDEEYVKPKSVFKAFTGEGQKLGSTVPQVMGTSSPAQQAENEAKASSAIAIDESEPITNIQIRLADGGRLVQKFNHSHRIRDIRLFIVDARPAMAATSFVLMTTFPNKELTDENQTLKEANLLNAVIVQRLT; via the exons ATGGCGGACAGGGAGGAGGCGCTGAGGGAGTTCGTGGCCGTGACCGGCGTTGAGGAGGAGCGAGCGCGCTTCTTCCTGGAGTCCGCCGGCTGGGACCTCCAG ATTGCGCTTGCCAGTTTCTATGAGGACGGGGGCGATGAGGACATTCTGACTCTTCCCCAGCCGACGCCCAGCTCTATAACCAGAGGCACTGCAGCCAG TGACCATAGAGTAACATCGTTTAGAGACCTTGTTCATGCGCAGGAGGATgatgatgaagaggaggagggacagcG GTTTTATGCAGGCGGCTCAGAGAGGAGTGGACAGCAGATCGTTGGTCCTCCAAGGAAGAAGAGTCCCAACGAGCTGGTGGAGGATCTGTTCAAAGGAGCGAAGGAGCATGGTGCAGTGGCGGTTGATCGGACGGCCAAGAGCGGTGGCGAGACTAGCAAGCCTAAA CCTTTCGCAGGGGGAGGGTATCGCCTCGGGGCTACTCCAGAGGAGGAGTCTGCGTATGTGGCAGGAGAGAGGAGGCAGAACTCTGCTCAGGAT gtgcaTGTCGTACTGAAGCTCTGGAAGAGTGGATTCAGTCTGGACAGCGGAGAACTGAGGAGCTACCAGGATCCATCCAATGCCCAGTTTCTTGATGATATCCGCAGAGG GGAAGTCCCGGCAGAGCTGCGCAGGTTAGCACGGGGTGGACAAGTGAACCTGGATATGGAAGATCACCGTGACGAGGAGTATGTGAAACCTAAAAGTGTCTTCAAAGCTTTTACTGGAGAAGGACAGAAGCTGGGCAG CACTGTGCCCCAGGTGATGGGCACCAGCTCGCCAGCCCAGCAGGCAGAGAATGAAGCCAAAGCCAGTTCTGCCATCGCTATTGATGAGTCGGAGCCAATCACCAACATCCAAATCCGGCTCGCTGACGGTGGGAGACTGGTCCAGAAGTTTAACCACAGTCACAG GATCCGTGACATCCGGCTCTTCATAGTAGATGCTCGGCCAGCAATGGCTGCCACCAGTTTCGTCCTCATGACCACCTTCCCAAATAAAGAGCTGACTGATGAGAACCAAACCTTGAAGGAAGCCAACCTGCTCAATGCTGTCATTGTTCAGCGGTTAACATAA
- the LOC142063927 gene encoding tyrosine-protein phosphatase non-receptor type substrate 1-like — translation MGVTMIPEMQALPLVCLMLLLLWRAPGADAQAGQDSEVHQPQDKVVVTVGETLSLTCTVSNSSYAAPVAWLKGWGSGNKTVYDQKGSFPRVTRVVSDSNTDFSILIRDVRLEDTGTYYCVMFRKLVRGDEVLRPEKGTEVSVQAKPTHPVVSGPSRRARPGQSVSVTCAAGGFFPQDISVRWLKDEAPVSAQQPHITPGQTKPSYEMSSTVTITLRKDDVRSQVVCEVQHPTLTAPLRGIYELREALRVPPSVRVVADPPSPVEVNKTVNFTCHVKEFYPKDVDITWLENRMEMKVEKILQPVETPQSLFELSSGPVEVNATEEKNGSVFTCRVVHDAQDTVSEMATLWITDPTREGLSNMSPPGLNLLASLVFWIVILLEKGLFGGLLIFLFKRGRA, via the exons ATGGGAGTCACCATGATTCCAGAGATGCAAGCGCTGCCTCTCGTCTGCCTgatgctgctcctgctctggaGAGCCCCAG GTGCGGATGCCCAGGCAGGTCAGGACTCTGAGGTGCACCAGCCCCAGGACAAGGTGGTGGTGACAGTGGGGGAGACACTCAGCCTCACCTGCACCGTATCCAACAGCAGTTACGCTGCTCCCGTGGCGTGGCTGAAGGGCTGGGGCAGTGGGAACAAGACAGTCTATGATCAGAAGGGCTCCTTCCCCCGTGTGACAAGGGTGGTGAGTGACTCCAACACGGACTTCAGCATCCTCATCAGGGATGTTCGCCTTGAGGACACCGGCACCTATTACTGTGTGATGTTCCGCAAAttggtacgtggtgatgaggTGCTTCGACCTGAAAAGGGCACAGAGGTGTCCGTGCAAG CCAAACCCACCCACCCGGTTGTGTCCGGGCCCAGCCGCAGAGCGAGGCCAGGGCAATCGGTGTCCGTCACCTGCGCAGCCGGAGGGTTCTTCCCCCAAGACATCAGTGTGAGATGGCTCAAGGATGAGGCCCCAGTCTCAGCTCAGCAGCCCCACATCACCCCTGGGCAGACGAAACCCTCCTACGAAATGTCCAGCACCGTGACGATCACGCTGCGGAAGGACGACGTCCGCTCACAGGTTGTCTGCGAGGTGCAGCACCCCACGCTGACGGCCCCGCTGAGGGGGATTTACGAGCTCAGAGAAGCCCTGCGAG tccctcccagtgtCCGTGTGGTCGCTGACCCACCAAGCCCCGTTGAGGTGAACAAGACCGTGAACTTCACCTGCCACGTGAAGGAGTTTTACCCGAAAGATGTGGACATCACCTGGCTGGAAAACAGGATGGAAATGAAGGTGGAGAAGATCCTCCAGCCGGTGGAGACTCCCCAGAGCTTGTTTGAGCTGAGTTCAGGCCCAGTGGAGGTCAATGCAACGGAGGAGAAAAACGGGTCTGTGTTCACCTGCCGGGTGGTGCACGATGCCCAGGACACCGTCAGTGAGATGGCTACTCTGTGGATCACTGACCCAACCAGGGAGGGACTGAGCAATATGTCCCCACCAG GTCTTAACCTCCTCGCCAGCCTTGTCTTTTGGATTGTCATCCTGCTGGAGAAGGGTCTCTTTGGTGgcctcctcatcttcctcttcaaGCGTGGGAGGGCATGA